A portion of the Campylobacter showae CSUNSWCD genome contains these proteins:
- a CDS encoding DNA alkylation repair protein, giving the protein MDVKGEFLEILEGLKSEKLAAFSQKLIKSPEILGVKTPELRRLAKRNFARLNLKQIAEYEPFFHEEFMLKGFLIMLVKDDEAKFKLASEFIKTMPNWAVTDGFEPKFASACYIDALLKQALGSNLEYEKRFFYVYFMRNFNALPLERFFEICAEEKDERYYVQMAAALCLAEVFIKFDGAGRELLESGRLSKFTHNKTISKIRDSYRVTKEAKDALLELKIK; this is encoded by the coding sequence GTGGACGTAAAAGGCGAATTTTTAGAGATTTTAGAGGGGCTTAAGAGTGAAAAGCTGGCGGCATTTTCGCAAAAGCTCATCAAAAGTCCCGAAATTTTAGGCGTAAAAACTCCCGAACTAAGACGCCTGGCAAAGCGAAATTTCGCTCGGCTAAATTTAAAGCAGATCGCCGAATACGAGCCCTTTTTTCATGAGGAGTTCATGTTAAAGGGTTTTTTGATAATGCTCGTTAAAGATGACGAGGCCAAATTTAAGCTAGCTAGCGAGTTTATCAAAACGATGCCAAACTGGGCGGTGACGGACGGCTTTGAGCCTAAATTTGCGAGTGCATGCTACATAGATGCGCTGCTAAAACAGGCTCTAGGCTCAAATTTAGAATACGAAAAGCGATTTTTTTACGTTTATTTTATGCGCAATTTTAATGCGCTTCCGCTTGAGCGGTTTTTTGAAATTTGCGCCGAGGAAAAAGACGAGCGCTACTACGTGCAAATGGCGGCTGCTTTGTGTTTAGCCGAGGTTTTTATCAAATTTGACGGCGCGGGGCGAGAGCTACTGGAGAGCGGGCGACTGAGTAAATTTACCCACAACAAAACGATCTCAAAGATCCGCGACAGCTACCGCGTGACAAAAGAGGCAAAAGACGCGCTTTTGGAGCTCAAAATCAAGTGA
- a CDS encoding ATP-binding protein — protein MVKVGFNNFKAFGENLQKFSDKPITLVYGPNSSGKSSFLHAMLYREHLLGGGDTNLKRSNFTGDELGLGWLENFYPQTRYQ, from the coding sequence ATGGTAAAAGTGGGATTTAATAACTTTAAGGCATTTGGAGAAAATTTGCAGAAATTTTCAGATAAGCCTATAACTTTAGTATATGGCCCCAATAGCTCTGGGAAATCAAGTTTTTTGCATGCCATGCTATATAGAGAACATCTTTTAGGCGGCGGAGATACAAATCTTAAAAGGTCAAATTTTACAGGAGACGAGCTGGGCTTGGGCTGGCTTGAAAATTTTTATCCACAAACACGATACCAATAG
- a CDS encoding OmpP1/FadL family transporter, whose protein sequence is MRKYIGVCLATCCCLNAAGFKIPEQSGDSIALLNSNIATSFGPDAAYNNPANMIFLGGGHYLESSLTYLRMSKTKYRHYNGDKLTSKRANALVPTFHFVTPQFDDWRFGLSVVVPAGMSMRWDENLPKATSKKFDLKVIEVNPSVAYALTDNIALGFGLRAVYARGEAVQEVSGALPVSQDIKGYRINFGYNAAITYKPTSNLSLAATYRSKVNMNLKGDTEISAPAHPLGRFPSGSYSGSAKLSVPLPASLNLALSYKIANTTLLFDFERTYWSAWKELDFNYPGASAAHYRNPFFAAFDASKKRDWKDSNAYRIGVAHDATDKLRLMGAVTFDEAASRADTAGFDLPDTKAVIYAAGFNYKFTDALELGASYFYQDRKERNVSYYSNASGLYPNGKFERGNAQAINLNVKYKF, encoded by the coding sequence ATGAGAAAATACATCGGCGTGTGCCTCGCGACTTGCTGCTGCCTAAATGCGGCGGGCTTTAAAATCCCCGAGCAAAGCGGCGATAGTATCGCGCTTTTAAACTCAAACATCGCGACGAGTTTCGGTCCCGACGCAGCCTATAACAACCCGGCAAATATGATATTTCTGGGCGGCGGACACTACCTAGAGAGCTCGCTAACCTACCTGCGCATGTCAAAGACGAAGTATAGGCACTATAACGGCGACAAACTCACCTCCAAAAGAGCAAACGCGCTCGTACCTACCTTTCACTTCGTGACGCCACAGTTTGATGACTGGCGCTTTGGTCTATCAGTCGTCGTGCCGGCCGGAATGTCGATGAGATGGGACGAAAATCTCCCTAAAGCCACCTCTAAAAAATTCGATCTAAAAGTGATCGAGGTAAATCCTAGCGTCGCCTACGCGCTAACCGATAATATCGCGCTAGGTTTTGGCCTGCGCGCCGTTTACGCTAGAGGAGAGGCCGTGCAGGAGGTCTCAGGCGCCCTACCCGTCTCGCAGGATATCAAAGGCTACCGCATAAATTTCGGCTATAATGCGGCAATCACCTATAAACCGACCTCAAATTTGAGCCTAGCGGCCACCTACCGCTCAAAAGTAAATATGAATCTAAAAGGCGACACCGAAATCAGCGCGCCGGCGCATCCGCTAGGACGATTTCCGAGCGGCTCGTATAGCGGCAGCGCAAAGCTATCCGTACCGCTACCTGCGAGCTTAAATTTAGCCCTATCGTACAAAATCGCAAATACCACGCTGTTATTTGACTTTGAGAGAACCTATTGGTCTGCGTGGAAAGAGCTTGACTTCAACTACCCTGGCGCCTCGGCCGCTCACTACCGCAACCCGTTTTTTGCGGCATTTGACGCATCTAAAAAGCGCGACTGGAAGGACAGCAACGCCTACCGCATCGGCGTAGCGCACGACGCAACGGACAAACTCCGCCTGATGGGCGCGGTTACGTTTGACGAGGCCGCATCCAGAGCCGATACTGCGGGCTTTGACCTGCCAGACACCAAAGCCGTCATCTATGCAGCGGGCTTTAACTACAAATTTACAGACGCTTTGGAGCTGGGAGCTAGCTACTTCTACCAAGACAGAAAAGAGCGCAACGTGAGCTACTACTCAAACGCGTCAGGACTCTATCCAAACGGCAAATTTGAACGCGGCAACGCTCAGGCGATAAATTTGAACGTAAAATATAAATTTTAA
- a CDS encoding TerC family protein, which translates to MFDWIFSPEAWLSLVTLTGLEIVLGIDNIIFIAILVGKLPPEQRDKGRILGLSLAMLTRIALLLSLFWIMKLTKPLFSVFDFTITGRDLVLILGGLFLIGKSTLEIHSSVSGEHEEHSASKGHASFWVVIAEIAVLDIVFSLDSVITAVGMANHIEIMILAVMLAVGVMMFASKSISNFVDNNPTIKILALAFLILIGFTLVGEGLGMHVPKGYVYFAMAFSLGVELINIYARKKSAKRAQEAQK; encoded by the coding sequence ATGTTCGATTGGATTTTTTCGCCCGAGGCGTGGCTGTCGCTCGTGACGCTAACTGGGCTTGAGATCGTGCTTGGTATCGATAACATCATATTTATCGCGATCCTAGTCGGCAAGCTCCCGCCTGAGCAGCGCGACAAAGGCCGTATACTAGGGCTTTCGCTTGCGATGCTAACGAGGATTGCGCTTTTGCTTTCGCTATTTTGGATTATGAAGCTTACAAAGCCGCTATTTAGCGTGTTTGACTTTACGATCACGGGGCGCGATTTGGTGCTGATTTTAGGCGGACTTTTTCTTATCGGCAAGTCCACGCTCGAGATTCACTCAAGCGTCAGCGGCGAGCACGAGGAGCACTCGGCGAGCAAAGGGCATGCAAGTTTTTGGGTCGTTATCGCAGAGATCGCCGTGCTTGATATCGTCTTTTCGCTCGATAGCGTCATCACCGCAGTGGGCATGGCAAACCACATAGAGATCATGATTTTAGCCGTGATGCTCGCGGTGGGCGTGATGATGTTCGCGTCTAAGAGCATATCAAATTTCGTCGACAACAACCCGACGATCAAGATTCTAGCACTTGCGTTTTTGATCTTGATCGGCTTTACGCTAGTGGGTGAGGGACTTGGTATGCACGTGCCTAAGGGCTACGTTTACTTTGCGATGGCGTTTTCACTGGGCGTGGAGCTCATCAACATCTACGCTCGCAAAAAGTCGGCAAAACGCGCGCAAGAGGCTCAAAAGTAA
- a CDS encoding fatty acid--CoA ligase, which yields MNYPYENFEDMLNAAVDKNGGGIAIYTETSKISYKQLRTDAFTLAAFLQGMGIKKGDRVAMIVNNSPEFIASYFAITLLGAIAVPINTFLKYEEFEYIINDCGAKFLFASVELAKEIKGLDSKTAIKKIVWIGDRAEFDENNISYAHALNCKIELNLTDRPSIDDLAHIIYTSGTTGKPKGAMISYRNLISNVQGAHEVFHVRMKDRFAVFLPMFHSFTLTAMVLLPIFAACSLILVKSIFPFSNVLKQVLLKRATVFLGVPAIYTAIGKAKIPWYFRWFNCVRIFISGGAPLAEQTITDFRVKFPRAVLIEGYGLSECSPIVSANTMQKQKVSSVGLPLPGYEVKCINDEMMELPAGEVGELIVKGDCVMQGYLNMPDATDEAIVNGWLRTGDLVRIDEEGYIFIVDRKKDLIISKGINIYPREIEEVLFKLPEVEAAAVIGVKDEHADEEVTAFIQFKENMSLDEKDIRAHLKKHLANFKIPKTIYFKDELPKNATGKVLKRVLKDQIRGEI from the coding sequence ATGAACTACCCTTACGAAAATTTCGAGGATATGCTAAACGCCGCAGTCGATAAAAACGGCGGCGGCATCGCGATCTATACGGAAACTAGCAAGATTAGCTACAAGCAGCTACGCACAGATGCCTTTACGCTAGCTGCGTTTTTGCAAGGTATGGGCATAAAAAAAGGCGACCGCGTCGCGATGATCGTAAACAACTCGCCCGAGTTTATCGCCAGCTACTTTGCCATCACGCTACTTGGCGCGATCGCAGTGCCAATAAATACCTTTTTAAAATACGAAGAATTCGAATACATCATAAACGACTGCGGGGCGAAATTTCTCTTTGCTTCGGTCGAACTCGCAAAAGAGATAAAAGGGCTAGATAGCAAAACCGCGATCAAAAAGATCGTCTGGATCGGCGATAGAGCCGAATTTGACGAAAACAATATCAGCTACGCGCACGCGCTAAACTGTAAAATCGAGCTAAATTTGACCGACCGACCGAGTATCGACGACCTAGCCCACATCATCTACACATCAGGCACCACAGGCAAGCCAAAAGGCGCGATGATCAGCTACCGCAACCTCATCTCAAACGTCCAGGGCGCGCACGAGGTCTTTCACGTGCGTATGAAAGATAGATTTGCCGTGTTTTTGCCGATGTTTCACAGCTTTACTCTCACGGCGATGGTGCTACTGCCGATATTTGCGGCGTGTTCGCTTATTTTGGTGAAGTCCATTTTCCCGTTTTCAAACGTCCTAAAACAAGTCCTGCTCAAGCGCGCGACCGTATTTTTAGGCGTGCCGGCGATCTACACGGCTATCGGAAAGGCAAAAATCCCGTGGTATTTTCGCTGGTTTAACTGCGTTAGGATTTTCATCAGCGGCGGCGCGCCTTTGGCCGAGCAGACTATTACCGATTTTCGCGTTAAATTTCCGCGCGCGGTGCTGATAGAAGGCTACGGCCTTAGCGAATGCTCGCCTATCGTCTCGGCAAATACGATGCAAAAACAAAAAGTCTCAAGCGTCGGCTTACCGCTGCCTGGCTACGAAGTAAAATGCATAAACGACGAGATGATGGAGCTACCAGCAGGCGAGGTCGGCGAGCTAATCGTAAAAGGCGACTGCGTGATGCAGGGCTACCTAAATATGCCAGACGCCACCGACGAGGCGATCGTAAACGGCTGGCTGCGCACGGGCGACCTTGTTAGGATCGACGAGGAGGGCTATATCTTTATCGTCGACCGCAAAAAAGACCTCATCATCTCAAAAGGCATCAATATCTATCCGCGCGAGATCGAGGAGGTGCTGTTTAAGCTGCCAGAAGTCGAAGCCGCCGCAGTTATCGGCGTCAAAGACGAACACGCGGACGAGGAGGTCACGGCGTTTATTCAGTTTAAAGAAAATATGAGCCTGGACGAAAAAGATATCCGCGCGCATCTAAAAAAACACTTGGCAAATTTTAAAATTCCAAAGACGATTTATTTTAAAGACGAACTGCCTAAAAATGCGACGGGCAAGGTGCTTAAGCGCGTTTTAAAGGATCAGATAAGGGGTGAAATTTAG
- the nfo gene encoding deoxyribonuclease IV, with protein sequence MKFIGAHVSIAGGVENAPLNAANIGANAFAMFVKNQRQWEAKPLTIENISKFKQNLKAAGIEPRHVLPHNGYLINLGHPNEQQRQKSINAFLDEIYRVEALGLEMINFHPGSYLNEISPEICLENIANSVNLLLENSQNVKLVIENTAGQGSNLGFKFEHLAYIIKRCTDKSRIGVCLDTCHTFAAGYDIRDNYERVMSEFDEIVGREMLRGMHINDTKFDLASKKDRHESLGKGFLGLKTFENIINDPRTDDIPLVLETIDESIWADEIKILRNFKGE encoded by the coding sequence ATGAAATTTATCGGCGCGCATGTGAGCATCGCGGGCGGCGTAGAAAACGCTCCGCTAAATGCGGCAAATATCGGCGCAAACGCCTTTGCAATGTTCGTCAAAAATCAGCGCCAATGGGAGGCCAAGCCGCTAACCATAGAAAATATCTCCAAATTTAAACAAAATTTAAAAGCCGCCGGCATCGAGCCCAGGCACGTTTTGCCGCACAACGGCTACCTTATAAATTTAGGCCATCCAAACGAGCAGCAGCGTCAAAAGTCCATTAACGCCTTTTTGGACGAAATTTACCGCGTAGAGGCGCTCGGACTTGAGATGATAAATTTTCACCCAGGCTCGTATCTAAACGAAATTTCGCCCGAAATTTGCCTAGAAAATATCGCAAATTCCGTAAATCTCCTACTCGAAAATAGCCAAAACGTAAAGCTAGTTATCGAAAATACCGCGGGTCAGGGCTCAAATTTGGGCTTTAAATTTGAACACCTAGCCTACATCATCAAACGCTGTACCGATAAAAGCAGGATCGGCGTGTGCCTGGATACCTGTCATACCTTTGCCGCAGGATACGATATCAGAGATAACTACGAGCGCGTGATGAGCGAATTTGACGAGATAGTCGGGCGCGAGATGCTGCGGGGTATGCATATAAACGATACGAAATTTGACCTAGCCAGCAAAAAGGACCGCCACGAGAGCCTAGGCAAAGGCTTTTTGGGCTTAAAAACATTTGAAAACATCATAAACGACCCCCGCACGGACGATATCCCGCTAGTTTTAGAAACGATCGACGAGAGCATCTGGGCGGACGAGATAAAAATTTTAAGAAACTTTAAAGGAGAGTAA
- a CDS encoding MATE family efflux transporter, whose product MNLTKEPVNKLVLRLAAPAGVAMSFNTLYNVTGVFFAAHISTQALAGFSMSFLLYISVVGVGLGFGSALTALVGNALGGGKEKLAKIYAAKGVFFVLLCALFMGLSGFIFTPHLLKILGANDEFLREAMAYNRVIFLASPFFLLIKSLNGVLVATGDTKSLRNWLFAGLFINLGFCFFYVDFCGLGVGGIALATASVQLLGSLFLGVKVSKTGMINFLNLRSFAPELAIYRKILAQALPACLNYLSMSLGGLVLMHFISRYGTHAVAGYGLALRIEQIVMLPTTGIASAVLGIVSQNFGAREYARVRGCYSYAVKFLAVYCVFAAAFCLGLGGILVGFFDETPEVVSAARSYFTLNSLAFMGYALINLSGSTLQGVKRPAAVFVLNFTRQIVLQIALYSLVADVFGGELQDIFKAMFFNVWLIGLTFFFYTKFVLSRICAG is encoded by the coding sequence GTGAATCTCACAAAAGAGCCCGTAAACAAGCTCGTGCTGCGCTTAGCCGCGCCAGCGGGCGTTGCGATGAGCTTTAACACGCTTTATAACGTGACGGGCGTGTTTTTTGCCGCGCACATATCGACGCAGGCGCTGGCGGGCTTTTCGATGAGTTTTTTACTCTACATCAGCGTCGTGGGCGTGGGGCTTGGCTTTGGCTCTGCATTAACCGCGCTTGTTGGCAACGCGCTTGGCGGCGGCAAAGAAAAACTCGCAAAAATTTACGCCGCAAAGGGTGTATTTTTCGTGCTTCTTTGCGCACTTTTTATGGGGCTTTCGGGATTTATTTTTACGCCGCATTTGCTTAAAATTTTAGGCGCAAACGATGAGTTTTTGCGCGAAGCCATGGCGTATAACCGCGTGATATTCCTTGCCTCGCCATTTTTCTTACTCATAAAATCCTTAAACGGCGTGCTAGTGGCTACAGGCGACACAAAGAGCCTGCGAAACTGGCTTTTTGCGGGACTTTTTATAAATTTGGGCTTTTGCTTTTTTTACGTGGATTTTTGCGGGCTGGGTGTCGGCGGGATAGCGCTAGCAACGGCTTCGGTGCAGCTTTTGGGTTCGCTATTTTTAGGCGTCAAGGTCTCAAAAACAGGCATGATAAATTTTTTAAATTTACGCTCATTTGCGCCAGAGCTCGCCATCTACCGTAAAATTTTAGCCCAAGCCTTGCCCGCGTGCCTAAACTACCTTTCGATGTCGCTTGGCGGACTCGTGCTCATGCATTTTATCAGCCGCTACGGCACGCACGCGGTTGCAGGTTATGGCCTAGCTCTTCGCATCGAGCAGATCGTGATGCTGCCCACAACTGGCATCGCATCGGCTGTGCTTGGTATCGTATCGCAAAACTTCGGCGCGCGCGAATACGCCAGAGTGCGCGGCTGCTACTCCTATGCGGTCAAATTTCTAGCGGTTTACTGCGTTTTTGCGGCGGCTTTTTGCCTGGGGCTCGGCGGGATTTTGGTCGGGTTTTTTGACGAGACGCCAGAGGTCGTGAGCGCGGCAAGGAGCTATTTTACGCTAAATTCGCTGGCGTTTATGGGTTACGCGCTCATAAATCTCTCCGGCTCGACGCTTCAAGGCGTAAAAAGACCCGCGGCGGTTTTTGTTTTAAATTTTACCCGTCAGATAGTGCTTCAAATAGCGCTCTACTCGCTTGTAGCCGATGTTTTTGGCGGCGAGTTGCAAGATATTTTTAAGGCGATGTTTTTTAACGTTTGGCTGATCGGGCTAACTTTTTTCTTTTACACCAAATTTGTTCTTAGCCGAATTTGTGCGGGTTAA
- a CDS encoding dynamin family protein, producing the protein MFEEFINAYKTRYFKIFSDDFRGRFRRLQNELTEPKFHPSSELERELNKLDLFLSSPLTVAIVGQFSSGKSTFLNALLGSEILPSGLTPVTSKPTFIRYGAAPGLSVLYENGRELYLGVEEIGRFVDQRVFGDDVSRLCVYAPSEILKLVNFVDTPGLNSLSKADTAVTHEVLKDVAGVIWLSLADNAARASEAAQIEEFLAGGGKTAICLLNQKDKLSKDELERLKNHAQTTYGRFFGRIIAVSAKQAVTAQANGDAALLAESNFSEVIGAVRELFGGEEIKEKFVREKCARLVAVNADQHEKIAKIYEKAGEIISKFDTELESNLKAVQENFKPKIELAFNELKHVAKLVADEILASLKSVKKYKYAPRKTLLKGEYFEASSYEAVDFDSDEVFSKLIYNDVKFAKFFRTYKRGLSALQEEIGAALDEIYARLEREFMIYKSEFENAQKEDETHSDTVFADVRTYAGQVYRTFLRDYEMAKFKGLQKTALFFEKLNLKVAANYENAVKIAVYFLKEKIAGSMRAHEQNGFALFIPSFDEVQDRVLTSLNLYEFENEMLGNASFLNKILSALKSEFAQIKDEKLAKIAALSAGHEKLRDEILKAGERFSGQDLV; encoded by the coding sequence GTGTTTGAGGAGTTTATAAACGCGTATAAAACGCGGTATTTTAAGATATTTTCGGACGATTTTCGCGGACGATTTAGACGGCTGCAAAACGAGCTAACCGAGCCTAAATTTCACCCAAGCTCAGAGCTAGAGCGTGAGCTAAATAAACTCGATCTATTTTTATCTAGCCCGCTTACAGTCGCTATAGTTGGACAGTTTTCTAGTGGCAAATCTACGTTTTTAAACGCGCTTTTGGGTAGCGAGATCTTGCCCTCGGGTTTAACTCCCGTGACCTCGAAGCCGACTTTTATCAGATACGGCGCCGCGCCCGGGCTTAGCGTGCTTTACGAAAATGGCAGGGAGCTTTATCTGGGCGTCGAGGAGATAGGGCGATTCGTCGATCAGCGTGTGTTTGGCGACGACGTGAGCAGGCTTTGCGTTTATGCGCCCTCTGAGATTTTAAAGCTGGTAAATTTCGTCGATACGCCGGGGCTAAACTCGCTCTCAAAGGCCGACACCGCCGTCACGCACGAGGTGCTAAAAGACGTCGCGGGCGTCATCTGGCTAAGCCTCGCCGATAACGCCGCGCGCGCTAGCGAAGCCGCGCAGATCGAGGAATTTTTAGCTGGCGGAGGCAAAACGGCGATCTGCTTGCTAAATCAAAAAGATAAGCTAAGCAAGGACGAGCTTGAGCGCCTCAAAAACCACGCGCAAACGACCTACGGGCGATTTTTTGGGCGCATCATCGCAGTTTCTGCCAAGCAAGCTGTAACGGCGCAGGCAAATGGCGACGCGGCACTTTTGGCGGAGTCAAATTTTAGCGAAGTGATAGGCGCGGTCCGCGAGCTTTTTGGTGGCGAAGAGATAAAAGAAAAATTTGTGCGCGAAAAGTGCGCTAGACTGGTTGCCGTAAACGCAGATCAGCACGAAAAAATCGCTAAAATTTACGAAAAAGCCGGCGAGATAATCTCCAAATTTGACACCGAACTAGAGTCAAATTTAAAAGCCGTGCAAGAAAATTTTAAACCGAAAATCGAGCTAGCCTTTAACGAGCTAAAACACGTCGCAAAGCTCGTTGCAGACGAGATCCTAGCCAGCTTAAAAAGCGTGAAAAAGTATAAATACGCGCCGCGAAAAACGCTGCTAAAGGGCGAGTATTTTGAAGCTAGCTCGTATGAGGCGGTGGATTTTGACAGCGACGAGGTATTTTCAAAACTCATCTACAACGACGTAAAATTCGCCAAATTTTTTAGGACGTATAAGCGCGGCCTAAGTGCGTTGCAAGAAGAAATCGGCGCGGCGCTGGATGAAATTTACGCTCGGTTGGAGCGTGAATTTATGATTTATAAATCGGAATTTGAAAACGCGCAAAAGGAAGACGAAACGCACTCCGATACCGTGTTTGCCGACGTTAGGACGTATGCGGGGCAGGTTTATAGGACGTTTTTGCGAGACTATGAGATGGCGAAATTTAAAGGACTGCAAAAGACGGCGCTGTTTTTTGAAAAGCTAAACCTCAAAGTTGCCGCAAACTACGAAAACGCCGTTAAAATCGCCGTGTATTTTCTAAAAGAAAAGATCGCAGGCTCGATGCGCGCGCACGAGCAAAACGGCTTTGCACTCTTTATCCCGAGCTTTGACGAGGTGCAAGACCGCGTTTTGACGTCGCTAAATTTATACGAATTTGAAAACGAGATGCTTGGCAACGCGTCGTTTTTAAATAAAATTTTATCGGCATTAAAGAGCGAATTTGCGCAGATAAAGGACGAAAAACTAGCTAAGATCGCAGCTCTATCTGCAGGACACGAGAAGCTAAGGGATGAAATTTTAAAAGCGGGCGAGAGGTTTAGCGGGCAAGATCTCGTTTAA
- a CDS encoding ATP-binding protein yields MRFLIEFIGGKQNSKISSLIKCSENEAKILRHLSKSYVEGTPQSSAYDVLCAVFGSEEYKFLAGLADVKNLLESGWIVQGFSIFKNPNADSAGSNLLGLLHSEISLSPLFLKILEEGEFGLTLPAVVPYADHLDYLKDQFLRVELYGKLSFFSKNVSSDAKSRLEKDVKELEAIIEKRLNLSKISISVEQIFKDNSLNDKEQLIFLALLKEEYVGETDANRDLNALVGILSADEFERIKNRALLDEGSKLIENGLIDYDESLNAYGGFSRTFYITDEILQSVMHPKTESKSKKLALETLVKEQEIFELIEPSTDINDVVLDVKVKELLDAILKQVDRRVLARLSSWGIKSRKNVDAKIIFYGPPGTGKTMSALSLAKSLKKQVLSFDCSKILSKYVGESEQNVRKIFDTYKEICAKSKSEPVLLLNEADQFLSTRVEGGSGADKMHNQMQNIFLEQIERFEGVLIATTNFLQSLDIAFSRRFDYKIEFKKPDLAARLAIWRKVLPENASFEENFDVKQLAKFELSGAQIMLALKNTALKVAVREDGIFTIGDFESEIKREMSSNFGEDKKVGFDG; encoded by the coding sequence GTGCGGTTTTTGATAGAGTTTATCGGCGGCAAGCAAAATTCTAAAATTTCCTCGCTCATAAAATGTAGCGAAAACGAGGCGAAAATTTTACGCCACCTGAGCAAAAGCTACGTCGAGGGCACTCCGCAAAGTAGCGCTTACGACGTGCTTTGCGCGGTTTTTGGTAGCGAGGAGTATAAATTTTTAGCAGGCCTTGCAGACGTAAAAAACCTGTTAGAGAGCGGCTGGATCGTGCAGGGCTTTTCTATATTTAAAAACCCTAACGCAGACAGCGCGGGCTCAAATTTACTCGGTCTGCTTCACAGCGAGATCTCGCTCTCGCCGCTTTTTCTTAAAATTTTAGAAGAGGGCGAGTTTGGACTTACGCTACCTGCAGTCGTGCCCTACGCCGATCATCTTGATTATCTAAAAGATCAGTTTTTGCGCGTGGAGCTTTACGGCAAGCTCTCGTTTTTTAGCAAAAACGTATCAAGCGACGCCAAAAGCCGCCTCGAAAAAGACGTGAAAGAGCTAGAAGCCATCATCGAAAAACGGCTAAATTTAAGCAAAATTTCGATCTCCGTCGAGCAAATTTTCAAAGATAACTCCCTAAACGACAAGGAACAGCTTATTTTCCTCGCACTTTTAAAGGAAGAGTATGTCGGCGAAACGGATGCAAACCGCGACCTAAACGCACTTGTAGGGATTTTGAGCGCGGATGAATTTGAGCGCATCAAAAACCGCGCCCTGCTAGACGAGGGCTCAAAGCTGATCGAAAACGGCCTCATCGACTACGACGAGTCGCTAAACGCTTACGGCGGCTTTAGCAGGACGTTTTACATAACCGACGAAATTTTACAAAGCGTAATGCACCCAAAAACCGAGAGCAAAAGCAAAAAACTAGCACTAGAAACTCTCGTAAAAGAGCAGGAGATATTTGAGCTCATCGAGCCCTCGACCGACATAAACGACGTCGTGCTGGATGTCAAAGTAAAGGAGCTACTGGACGCGATCCTAAAGCAAGTAGATCGCCGCGTGCTGGCACGCCTATCTAGCTGGGGCATCAAGTCGCGTAAAAACGTGGATGCCAAAATCATCTTTTACGGGCCGCCGGGTACGGGCAAAACCATGAGCGCACTAAGCCTCGCAAAGAGCCTAAAAAAGCAGGTTCTTAGCTTTGACTGTTCTAAAATTTTGAGCAAATACGTCGGCGAAAGCGAGCAAAACGTGCGTAAAATTTTCGACACGTACAAAGAAATCTGCGCCAAAAGCAAGAGCGAGCCCGTGCTGCTGCTAAACGAAGCCGATCAGTTTCTAAGCACGCGCGTCGAGGGCGGCAGCGGCGCAGACAAGATGCACAACCAAATGCAAAATATATTTTTGGAGCAAATCGAGCGGTTTGAGGGCGTGCTCATCGCCACGACGAACTTCTTGCAAAGCCTGGATATCGCGTTTTCTCGCAGGTTTGATTATAAGATCGAGTTTAAAAAGCCCGACCTCGCCGCTCGTCTTGCGATCTGGCGCAAAGTGCTGCCCGAAAATGCGAGCTTTGAGGAAAATTTCGACGTCAAACAGCTAGCTAAATTTGAGCTAAGCGGCGCGCAAATCATGCTCGCGCTCAAAAACACAGCGTTAAAAGTCGCCGTGCGCGAGGACGGGATATTTACGATCGGCGACTTTGAAAGCGAGATCAAACGCGAGATGAGCTCAAATTTCGGCGAGGATAAGAAGGTTGGGTTTGACGGATAA